From a single Arachis hypogaea cultivar Tifrunner chromosome 3, arahy.Tifrunner.gnm2.J5K5, whole genome shotgun sequence genomic region:
- the LOC140183335 gene encoding zinc finger BED domain-containing protein RICESLEEPER 2-like, with the protein MEDWNLHPLKGEHLHVRCGAHILNLVVNDELKEMHESSSKIRNAIRYVRASPSHMNRFKNFIKEARIQDKCTVQLNVPTRWNSTYTMLESGLKFQKVFKMLREKDTEYALMQGGIPKNLDWDNTKYFTEFLKIFHEVIKSVSGSLLVTSSQYFHEICKILRVFKASCGSRDPLLGSMAERMKLKYDKYWIPDGDMTGDFFEEVHLHEIINKNEVNSNKYPILSQIAKDVLAMPVSIVASELAFSTGERVLHNYRSSLTPNTIEALICTQNWFRTSPITTNLEELIEEFEKLELDKMKLY; encoded by the exons ATGGAGGATTGGAATTTACATCCTTTGAAAGGAGAGCATTTGCATGTAAGGTGTGGTGCACATATTCTTAATCTTGTTGTTAATGATGAATTGAAAGAGATGCATGAATCTAGTAGCAAGATAAGAAATGCTATTAGATATGTGCGTGCTTCACCTAGTCACAtgaataggttcaaaaattttattaaggAAGCTAGGATACAAGACAAGTGTACTGTTCAACTCAATGTTCCCACTAGATGGAACTCTACATACACTATGCTTGAAAGTGGTTTGAAGTTTCAAAAGGTGTTCAAGATGTTAAGGGAGAAAGATACAGAATATGCTCTAATGCAAGGTGGTATTCCGAAAAATCTTGATTGGGACAATACAAAATACTTTAcggaattcttgaaaatttttcatgaGGTTATAAAGAGTGTGTCTGGTAGTTTGCTTGTgacttcttctcaatattttcaTGAGATTTGTAAGATCTTGCGAGTGTTCAAGGCTTCTTGTGGTAGTCGAGATCCATTACTTGGGAGTATGGCTGAGAGGATGAAGCTTAAGTATGACAAGTACTGGA TACCTGATGGCGACATGACTGGTGATTTTTTCGAGGAGGTGCATCTTCATGAGATCATCAACAAGAATGAG GTGAATTCTAACAAGTATCCTATCTTATCCCAAATAGCTAAAGATGTCTTAGCAATGCCAGTCTCGATTGTTGCTTCAGAATTAGCTTTTAGCACTGGTGAAAGAGTGCTTCACAACTATAGGAGTTCTTTAACTCCAAATACAATTGAGGCATTGATTTGTACACAAAATTGGTTTCGTACTTCTCCAATAACAACAAATTTGGAAGAGCTTATTGAGGAGTTTGAGAAACTTGAATTAG ACAAGATGAAATTGTATTGA